In Palaemon carinicauda isolate YSFRI2023 chromosome 14, ASM3689809v2, whole genome shotgun sequence, the following proteins share a genomic window:
- the LOC137652783 gene encoding uncharacterized protein, whose product MVTVAEPATNMRQEVRSFGNVFDNYGFTSCYCPEALHMVKVVSKKKGKKGMVKDRNLSVELDSLYSNEEEGNKGVGSEDSENEVEVSMTVFMREVPRCERFNEHSSRDVYDFFREYERYCQDKYGDNKRVWARELGEYLTGYLLMMYGVIMSVGDVDYESVKKRIIEQVKRMKGSVRYKRKNDFDEARMNVGEAISMYVCRLETLAGKKYGDEGINANKELKKKFLATVPKNVAEFNNLKRKEKMRWTKERLTWDYILEIVEDYELDRCMKESKSVSVKTGKEEIVPEFVSFRDAVMRGPMSVADSVVDRSVRASNVGIPVRTNEGFRQGNQVWRDRNASAQQGRSGSCICEEKCYRCRKIGHKKNECRWALGACFGCGEVGHRISEYKKEKGVKC is encoded by the coding sequence gtgaaagtagtaagtaagaaaaagggtaagaagggaatggttaaggataggaatttaagtgttgaattggattcattatattcaaatgaggaagaaggtaacaagggagtaggcagtgaagatagtgagaatgaagttgaagtttctatgacagtgtttatgagagaggtaccgaggtgtgaaaggttcaatgagcatagtagtagggatgtgtatgatttttttagggagtatgagaggtattgtcaggataagtatggtgataataagagagtttgggctagggagttaggagaatatttgactgggtatttgttgatgatgtatggtgtaataatgagtgtaggagatgttgattatgaaagtgtgaaaaagagaataattgagcaggtgaaacgtatgaaagggagtgttaggtataagcgtaagaatgattttgatgaggcacggatgaatgtaggagaagcgatatcgatgtatgtatgtaggttggaaactttagctggaaagaagtatggggatgaaggtataaatgcgAATAAGGAATTAAAGAAGAAGTTTTTGGCGACTGTACCtaagaatgttgctgagtttaataatttgaaacgtaaggagaagatgaggtggacgaaagaaagattgacatgggattatatactagagatagttgaggattatgagttagacaggtgcatgaaagaaagtaaatctgttagTGTAAAAACTGGAAAGGAAGAAattgtgccagaatttgttagttttagagatgctgttatgagaggaccgatgagtgtagctgatagtgtagtagataggagtgttagggcgagtaatgtgggaatacctgtaaggacaaatgaagggtttaggcaagggaatcaggtttggagggataggaatgctagtgcgcagcaaggtaggtcaggtagttgtatctgtgaagagaagtgttatagatgtaggaaaataggacataagaagaatgaatgtagatgggctctaggtgcttgttttggatgtggtgaggtagggcatagaattagcgagtacaagaaagagaaaggggtaaaatgttaa